GTCATTCATAAGAAAGTtccatataggccaggcatggtgcctcacacctgtaatcccagcactttgggaggccaaggggggccaatcacctgaggtcaggagttcgagaccagcctggtcaacatggcgaaaccccatctctactaaaaatacaaaaattagccgggcatggtggtgggcgcctgtaatcccagctactcgggaggtggagacaggagaatcacttgaacccggaacatggaggttgcagtgagccaatactacaccactgcactccagcctggacaacatggcgatactctgcctcaaaaacaaaacaacaacaaacaaaaaaagaaagttccaaataatacaaatattatgcAAGACCTTTTGCCCAAAAAGTTTAAATCTATATGAAATATGATCCTAGAATGATATGAATTATCAAAATTGACTTAAGGATAGAAAACTGTAGACAGAACACAACTGAATAAACTAAAAGGCAAAGATCAACCCGTGAAAAAAGTATCCAGCACAGATGTTTTTGTAAACAAGTTCTACAAAatgataaacaaacaaatacctgGTCTATAAACAATTCAAGCCTGAAGAAAAAGACGTCTCCAAACCCATTTGCAAGGCTAGCATAAAGCTAATATCGAAATAGAACAGGaaggtcattttttaaaacaagggaGGGGACTGGCACAGGGACAGAGACAAAACTCGTAAGTAAATAAGTAATATACTGTAAAACTAAGCAAGGTTTATATCAGAATGCAAGGTGTGTTCAACATTAGGAAACCTATTACTGTAACTCAGTACAATCACacaataaaatctttttattttctccatagatGTCAACATTCATCACTGTTAaacaaaagggaagggaaaaaaaagaaaaaacccaataAGCTAGAACAGAAGAAAACATCTTCAGCCTAATGAAGATCATCTACTGGAAGCCCAGAGCAAGCGTCCTACCTCAGGACGCAACGTGAAAACCATTCCCACTGAGAAAGGGGCAATCAAGGGTGCCATGCAACATCACACTGGAGGTCCTGGCCTCTGGGAGTCACAAGAAATAGACATGAGTGTAAAGGAGGAGATGAAACTGCCATTAGTGGGATACAATTTGGCTATCTAGAAAGCCACAAGATCAACTGAAGAACTGCGCATTCGACAAGGTGGGCAACACAAAGATGGACACACAGGTGGATGCCAGGGATGGGCAAAGGTGATTTCTGCAGATCCTTCACTACCAGTAACTAGGACTTTCATAAAACTCCTAAGACTAAATCAAATTGGAAGTAAAAGCCCATGTGAAGACCACACCACCTTCCCAAAGAACATACCTCATTTCTGGATAGGAATATGAAAAACTGTTAATTTTtctacaatatttatttaaaaataaaataaaaaacagggacGGGCATGCTGattcacgcctgttatcccagcactttgggaggccgaggcgggcagatcacgaagtcaggagatcgagaccatcctggttaacacagtgaaactctgtctctactaaaaaaatacaaaaaattagccaggcgtggtggtgggcgcctgtagtcccagctacttgggtggctgaggcaggagaatggcatgaacctgggaggcggagcttgcagtgagccgagattgtgccactacactccagcctgggtgacagagcgagactccgtctcaaaaaaaaaaaaaaaaaagatatttccagTGAGCAAAGAATGAACCGTCCAAGAAATAGTATAGGGACAAGTGACTTTCCCTTTAGGAGAAGTTTGCTACCTCTCAGAAAAACAACTTCAGATGAattatagatacacacacatacgtatcTTTAACCCATATCATCTATTTTTggtatatacatctatatattttatacatgtatattcatacatacatatatacagatgtatatatgtttaaagcCACACTATAAGAGGAAGCAAATGAGAAACAGATAAATGAAGTGATAGCTGGAAGACGTGGGAATCAGTACAGGTTTTCACGCCTGTTTCTGAAATGGGAGATTCTACAGCACGCTTGGCACTAACACATCATATCCAGTAGACAGGACggccaaaaacacaaaacaaaaaaacaaaagaatcaaaCACCCAAACCCAAACAGAACAAAACCCAACAACACATATACCCGACCAAAGTCTTTAAGAAAGCAAAAGAGGTCGGGctaagtggctcacacctgtaatttcagcactctaggaggccgaagtgggtagaccacttgaggtcaggagttcgagaccagcctggccaacatggctaaaccttgtctctactgaaaatacaaaaattagccaggcatggtggcatgcacctgtaatcccagcagtttgggaggctgaagcaggaggttcacttaaggtcaggagttcgagaccagcctgggcaacatggcaaaaccccatctctcctaaaaatagaaaaagttagccaggtgtggtggtgcacgcctgtagtccaagcaacttgggaggctgaggcaggagaattacttgaacccggtaggtgaaggttacagtgagcagagactacaccactgcactccagcctgagcaacacaggtagaatctgtctcaaaaaaaaaaaaaaaaaaaaaaaaaaagggcttcgAAGCACAAGAGGTAAGGTTTAGGTCCCACTGGCTTACAACGGGAAGGTATGTGAGCACATCTGCAGTTGGTAACGGGGAGGCAGGTGTTCCCTCTGATAGCTGCTATTTCTTAATGAGGCATGGGTTGTGGTAACTACCACAAGAAGGGGGAATTGATAGATAAGAGAAGTTTTGAAATAGACATCCCAGAGTAGATCCACTGGGCAGTGCTTAGTGTCCATCTGAGGTTTGTAACGATAAACTTAAGGTACAAcggctggccaggctggctgtTATCTCACCTAATGACGGTGACTTGGGTTTGGGCAGAGTTGAATGACTGGGTTTACCCAGGGTTAGGGTTTCTAGCTGAACAGAATGGAGGGACACGGGGGTGTAGGGTGGACCATGGAACTGATGCTATGCGAGAGGGAAGTGAAGACAGAAGGTTAATCATGAGAATGTCAGGGCTGGTTAGAAGGATGAAGGGTCAGGGTGGAAAAGCAGCCTCCATTTAAAAGGTTACAAGACAATCAATGTCCTCAGGGAATACTCAGGTTTCAATTAAAGTCAGATGGCCGGACCATTCAAAACAAAGGTAAGGACAGAAAGATTTGCCAGCCACCTTCTGGAGCTGATGGATGGTGAAGAGTGGTGGGAGAGACGGGATGGCATGTGGGGATGGACACAGTAGCTGGAGGTGAGCACTCCCGTACGCAGGGTGACTAGAAAGGCGGGGAGAACAGCATGAGGCACCATGGGCTCCTGAGCGTCTCTTAGAGGCAGGTGGGTGTTAGGTCCTAGGGCTGTCATCCTGAATGCTTGAATCGGTATGAACTGCAAGCAGGCAAGGAAGCAGGAGTGCTCCCAGCTGTTACACACATGCAAGGAGGCCCAGCGCAGGGCCTGGCACTTTCTAAGTGCCCAGTAAGAAAGAACAAACAACCAGGGAAAGACTCCAGCCATTTCCCATTTCCTTCCCATTCAGCCCACCCAGTCACAAGGTCTCTTTACCAGGGAGCAGTTCTTCACCTCACCACAAGTCTCCGTCCCCCGAGAGAGCCACTCAGACACCAGAACAAGTCACCAACCCACCAGGGGTTTAATTCTCCTAATCAAAACATCAGTTCAGAGAGGGGCCCTGCTTTGTCCCCATCCAGGGGTGAAGATCTGCAAAGCACCCTGGGAATGTCCAAGCCCAGAAGAGCCAGGGGCCCATCCCTGAGCAAGTGGAAAAGTGGGTCCTGGAGTCTCAGGCGGCCTCCTCCTCTTCACTCTCCTCCTCACTCTCATGATACTGTCTGCGGTTTGTGTTAACAAACAGGTCAGAATCATCTTCTGAGCTGGACTCCTCTCCTGATAACTGTGGCTCAGCTGGGAGTTCTGGTTGAGTTTGTCTGCACGAAGGGAAGAGAGCAGAGTTAGCCCAGCACCTTCTGAGAAAACCAGATCTACAATCAAGGAGTTCCAAAAAAAGGAGGACCATCCGGCCCAGCAGTCAGGGCCCTACAGGACCCTTTAAAGACTAAAACAAGGGACAGAGGCAGAGCAAACAGTGGGGAAACTTGGCTAGAGAAACAGGCTAAAGACTGACCCCACTCCCCAAACATGTGCCACAGCCATTTGTTTCAGTCAGGAATAATGATTCTACGACCACCAACTAATGCTTAATGAACCCGCATCACACACCAGATGCTGCACTAAGCAATTTTACAAGCCATCCActtctttaatcttcacaatgcTCCCATTTTATATATAAGGAAAATAGAGTTTGAAGGAATTAAATGACGTGCTTAAAGTCATTCAGCtttaagtggcaaagccaggattttaACCCAGAGAATCTGACCTTCAAGCCACATTCATAACTATGTACCACATACGTAGGAGCTCTCAACAGATACCCTATGTAAGGAGGAAAAAAGGCTCTATTTTTCCCTCAAGGCACCAAAGCATGAACCCCTTATTTTCCATGTGTCCCACCGCAAGGCTTGTTTCTCACCTGTTCCTGTTGTTGTGTTTCTCAGCCACTTCAGAGAAGGCCTCAGGCCTATGCCAAGAGATAAGCAAAGTCAGGGAGGACAAATCACTTTCTCACAAAAGAGCAGTTTCCAGCTGTCTCTGCCTGGGATGCCATGACCTTCCCTCCCCTAATTCCCAAGCTAGGAAGGCAATGCCTTCAGAAGCCAGAGAGTCAGTGATCAAGGGGACCACCTACCAAAAGCCCTCCTTCTGCAGGGAGCGCACGTGGTCCTTGCAGAGCACAAACGAGATCTCAGCCTTCACCTTTTCTCCCTCTTCAATGGGGTCAACAATGAGAAAGTCTCCTGTAGGTaagaagagaaaaggcaaagtCAGGCCTGCCTGCAATAAGGAAAGCCAAAGCCATAAGAAGTGGTTCTATCTCCTAGAGAGGGCTGCCTCTCTcacctccctgtctctctttttttcttttttttttttgagacagggtcttgctctgttgcccaggctggaatgcaatagcatgatcatagctgactgcagcctccacctcccaggctcaagtgattctcaggcctcagcctcccgaatagctgggatcacaggcacgtgcccaactaattttttactttttgtagagacaaggtctcattatgctgcccaggatggtctcaagcgatcctcccacctcagcccctcaaagtgctgggattacaggagtgatcctctcacctctcttGATCCAGATGTTCTTGCGGTATTTAGAGGGCATGCTCACCAGGAAGCGCTGCCCTTGGGCTGTCTCCACCTCATGCAGATTGTTCCCTGGGGTCCTGAGTACCTGGTTCAGGAGAGACCAAGAATCAGTCTCATCGGTCAAACACTCTCTCAGCCACGCGCACCCTGCCACCACCCCAGGGGCCCTCCAGGGCCggaggggtggggagcagagcAGCTTGTGCCCAAAGCCACTCACCCTGACAATCTGCTGCTGGTCGGAGGGCACGATGTGCTCCCCCAGCACCTCCTTCACCACATGCTTCCTCTTGGTGGCCTGAGACATGCTGAAGTTGTCCCAGGGCGGTTAGGAACGAAGAGACTGTCaactcctcctcctgagttcctTGGATGGCAGGCTCAGAACCCAGGACTGTTCTGAAGATGGGGAGGGGCCTTTTACTGAGGGGTGACACGGTGTCTTGGTTAAGAACATGGGCTCTGAAGTCTaactgcctggattcaaatcctaccCTCATTTATTTCCTAACTATTCAACTTCTCTAGCTCCCAGAAAAATAACAGCTAACTCAGCACTGTTACAGAATGGGACAACAGTGCATGTCATGTAAAAGTAACTCCGGcagggagctgtggctcacgcctgtaatcccagcactttgggaggccgaggcgggcgaatcacgaggtcaagagatccagaccatcctaacacggtgaaacctcgtctccactaaaaatacaaaaaattagccaggcgtggtggcgggcgccagctacttgggaggctgaggcaggagaatggcgtgaatccgggaggcggaacttagagtgagccgagatcgtgccactgcactccagcctgggcaacagagtgagactcggtctcaaaaaaaaaaaaaaaaaaaaagtaactcctACAATCTTAAGTACTGGTGTAATGTAAAACTATAGGAAAGTTCCAGAGAAATCATCCTGGCAACCTCTCTGGAAGGAGTCTGAAATAAACCGTATCTTTCTCAACACGCTTGTACACCCCAAGTCTGGCATAGTCACACAACAGAGAAGTTCAGTCTGGCAACACACTACAGCCGGAGACAAATTAGGTGGCCACCGTGATGGTCCAAGCCAGGAACTAGTTAATTAAAGGTTGAGGTGAGCAGGCTTGTCTGCGACATCTGCATTTTTCTGACTTGCGTACTTAGAAGACGAGGGCCAGTACCCTTAAGACTGATGGTTTCCGAAAGAAACACTGTCATCTCTAGTTGCcgttctccttcctcctccctgtctATCCCGGAGAAAAGACCCTCAGAGAAACACCCACACTCAGTCTCTGGCCCTGGGCTCCCAGGGATGCTGCCGGAGCAACCCCGCTGTCCAGGCTGGACGCTGAGAGAGGATCGTCCACGACTCACTTCAAGGCTGAGCCAAGAAAACACAGTAAAGGAACTTGCCGGCGGCCGCGACGGTAGCGTCACCTCGAAATCAGGTCTCCAGCGTTCCCAGTTCCCACCAGCCCCACTGCGAGGAGTGCGACGTGAGTCTGAGTCGGATCCCTCCGAAAACCGTCTTCCGGCGCTGTCTCAGAGGCCTCCCGGCCACCCGTCGCCTCCTTTGTCCGTCTTCTAACTCTTCCCTACGCCAGGTCGGTCAAGCCTAAGTCCTTGAGTTCCGGGTCCGGGCAGCACAGAAAGGAAGTTCTCTCCCTGTAGGCCTCGCTCCCTCAGAACTGCTCGAGGAGCGAGACCTTAGAAGACAGGGCTTCCCGCGAAGAACCGGAAAGGAGCGCCTACTAAGGACGCCGTCGAGGTCCGTGGCGCCTCAACTCTATAGCTCTAACTGGCTAGAAGGGCCCAAcgtgataggttttttttttttttttaaaaggcggCTGAGGCGACCCGGAAGCGGAAGTGAAAGAAAGTTCTAGTGGCTTGACGTATCCGCGGGAGCAGCAGGGTGGCGGGAGGAACCGTTACGGGAACTGAAGCTGCCGGTGAGCGCGAGCCGCGGAGCAGGGCCCTGGCTGGAGGCCAGAGGGATTgcggggagaaggggaggagaggggccgCAGGCGCTGTGGCGGGCCCTGGGGGAGAGCTTGGCCGCGCtgcggggagg
The genomic region above belongs to Papio anubis isolate 15944 chromosome 12, Panubis1.0, whole genome shotgun sequence and contains:
- the EIF1AD gene encoding probable RNA-binding protein EIF1AD yields the protein MSQATKRKHVVKEVLGEHIVPSDQQQIVRVLRTPGNNLHEVETAQGQRFLVSMPSKYRKNIWIKRGDFLIVDPIEEGEKVKAEISFVLCKDHVRSLQKEGFWPEAFSEVAEKHNNRNRQTQPELPAEPQLSGEESSSEDDSDLFVNTNRRQYHESEEESEEEEAA